Proteins from a genomic interval of Arachis hypogaea cultivar Tifrunner chromosome 10, arahy.Tifrunner.gnm2.J5K5, whole genome shotgun sequence:
- the LOC140175588 gene encoding uncharacterized protein translates to MVIQNHPQSSTSETPYWLTYGVDAVIPVEIGEPSPRLLLEGGSEAIEKDLADETREMAHLTEAAIKQRIALRYNGKVLKRSLGEGNLVLRRNDIGPPIPGEGKLAANWEGPYKVREVLVKGGYKLEKLDGNEVPRTWNMANLRRFYSSEGATA, encoded by the coding sequence ATGGTCATACAGAACCACCCCCAATCATCTACCAGTGAAACCCCCTACTGGCTCACCTACGGGGTTGACGCCGTCATCCCAGTCGAAATCGGGGAACCAAGCCCGAGGTTACTCCTCGAAGGAGGAAGTGAGGCGATCGAAAAAGACCTGGCCGATGAAACGAGGGAGATGGCCCACCTAACGGAAGCGGCAATAAAACAAAGAATAGCCCTTAGGTACAACGGCAAAGTgttgaaaaggagtttaggagaAGGCAACCTGGTCTTACGGCGTAACGACATAGGACCGCCAATCCCAGGAGAGGGCAAGCTGGCCGCAAACTGGGAGGGACCTTACAAAGTAAGAGAAGTCCTCGTCAAAGGGGGTTACAAGTTGGAAAAGCTGGATGGAAACGAGGTGCCGAGAACATGGAACATGGCAAATCTCAGGAGATTCTACTCGTCAGAAGGGGCGACCGCATGA